Proteins encoded within one genomic window of Natator depressus isolate rNatDep1 chromosome 1, rNatDep2.hap1, whole genome shotgun sequence:
- the SLITRK1 gene encoding SLIT and NTRK-like protein 1: MLLWILLLETSLCFAAGNVTGDVCKEKICSCNEIEGDLHVDCEKKGFTSLQHFSAPTSQFYHLFLHGNSLTRLFPNEFANFYNAVSLHMENNGLHEIVPGAFLGLQLVKRLHINNNKIKSFRKQTFLGLDDLEYLQADFNLLRDIDPGAFRDLNKLEVLILNDNLISTLPANVFQYVPITHLDLRGNRLKTLPYEEVLEQIPGIAEILLEDNPWDCTCDLLSLKEWLENIPKNALIGKVICEAPTRLQGKDLNETTEQELCRKSRVDSSLAAPPAEEETCDPGPIPTPFKIHGKEDPATPGSAPNGGTKIPVNWQIKTRPTAASSTISVKNKLPTSMPCPEICSCDQIPGSGLKVNCNERNVSSLVALKPKPSNVQELFLRDNKIHTIRKSHFLDYRKLNLLDLGNNNIATVENNTFKNLFELRWLYMDSNYLDTLSREKFTGLQNLEYLNVEFNEIQLIQPGTFNAMPKLRVLILNNNLLRSLPVDVFAGVSLSKLSIHNNYFMYLPVAGVLDQLTSITQIDLHGNPWDCSCPIVPFKQWAEMLRPKVVMSDLRCESPEDFFKEDFESLSNDVICPQLKISPTFTSNHKNSTGLAETGTHANSYLETSRVSISVLVPGLLLVFVTSAFTVVGMLVFILRNRKRSKRRDANSSASEINSLQTVCDSSYWHNGPYNADGAHRVYDCGSHSLSD; this comes from the coding sequence ATGCTGCTTTGGATTCTGTTGCTGGAGACGtctctttgttttgctgctggaAACGTTACAGGGGACGTTTGCAAAGAGAAGATCTGTTCCTGCAACGAGATAGAAGGGGATTTGCACGTAGACTGTGAGAAAAAGGGGTTTACCAGCCTGCAACATTTCAGCGCCCCAACTTCCCagttttaccatttattcctgcatGGAAATTCCCTGACTCGACTTTTCCCTAATGAGTTTGCTAACTTTTACAATGCAGTCAGTTTGCACATGGAAAACAACGGTTTGCATGAAATTGTTCCTGGGGCTTTTCTTGGGCTGCAGCTGGTAAAACGTTTGCATATAAACAACAATAAGATAAAATCGTTCAGGAAGCAGACTTTCCTCGGGCTGGACGATCTGGAATATCTCCAGGCAGATTTTAATTTATTAAGGGATATTGACCCGGGAGCATTTAGGGATTTAAACAAGCTGGAGGTGCTGATTTTAAATGACAATCTCATCAGCACCTTACCTGCCAACGTGTTTCAGTATGTGCCGATCACCCACCTCGACCTTCGGGGAAACCGACTTAAAACCTTGCCTTATGAGGAGGTCCTGGAGCAGATCCCAGGCATTGCTGAAATTCTGCTGGAAGATAACCCCTGGGACTGCACTTGTGATCTGCTATCCCTGAAGGAGTGGCTGGAAAACATACCCAAAAACGCTTTGATCGGCAAAGTCATTTGTGAAGCTCCTACTAGGTTGCAGGGCAAAGATTTGAATGAGACCACAGAGCAAGAGCTGTGCAGGAAAAGCAGAGTGGATTCTAGTCTAGCTGCTCCCCCTGCCGAAGAGGAAACCTGTGATCCTGGTCCCATTCCAACCCCCTTTAAAATACATGGCAAAGAAGATCCTGCCACTCCCGGATCTGCTCCAAACGGAGGTACAAAGATCCCAGTCAACTGGCAAATCAAGACCCGACCCACTGCTGCAAGCTCGACAATTAGCGTGAAAAACAAGCTACCGACTAGCATGCCCTGTCCAGAGATTTGTAGCTGCGATCAGATCCCTGGCTCGGGTTTAAAGGTTAATTGCAACGAAAGAAATGTGAGCAGTTTGGTAGCTTTGAAACCCAAGCCGTCCAATGTGCAGGAGCTGTTTCTGAGAGACAACAAAATACATACAATCAGGAAATCCCACTTTCTGGATTACCGGAAACTTAACCTATTGGATCTGGGGAACAACAATATCGCTACTGTGGAGAACAACACCTTCAAGAATCTCTTCGAGCTCAGGTGGCTCTACATGGATAGCAACTACTTGGACACCCTGTCCCGCGAGAAATTCACCGGGCTGCAAAACCTAGAGTATCTGAATGTGGAGTTTAATGAGATCCAGTTGATTCAGCCCGGCACCTTCAATGCAATGCCCAAGCTCCGAGTCCTAATCCTCAACAACAACCTGCTGAGGTCCCTCCCTGTCGATGTGTTCGCTGGGGTCTCGCTTTCCAAGCTGAGTATACACAATAACTATTTCATGTACCTCCCGGTGGCGGGGGTATTGGACCAGCTCACGTCCATCACCCAGATAGATCTGCATGGCAACCCGTGGGACTGTTCGTGCCCGATTGTGCCTTTCAAACAGTGGGCAGAGATGCTGCGCCCCAAGGTGGTCATGAGCGATCTGAGGTGTGAATCCCCAGAGGATTTCTTTAAGGAGGATTTCGAGTCCCTCTCCAACGACGTGATTTGCCCGCAGCTCAAAATCTCGCCCACCTTCACTTCCAATCACAAAAACAGCACCGGGTTGGCAGAGACAGGGACTCACGCCAACTCCTACCTAGAGACCAGCCGGGTCTCCATTTCGGTGCTGGTCCCAGGACTCCTGCTGGTGTTTGTCACCTCCGCCTTCACAGTAGTTGGCATGCTCGTGTTCATCCTGAGGAACAGAAAGCGCTCCAAGCGGAGGGACGCCAACTCATCTGCATCTGAAATCAATTCCTTACAGACAGTCTGCGATTCTTCTTACTGGCACAACGGACCCTACAATGCAGATGGAGCCCATAGAGTTTATGACTGTGGCTCTCATTCTCTATCAGACTAA